In Candidatus Margulisiibacteriota bacterium, one genomic interval encodes:
- a CDS encoding transposase produces the protein MAKKNRSYTKEFKDSVFKRLDQNETVTSLSDELNISKSTIYQWVRTHNKKRKNNSINLKSKSNWTSEDKFQVVLETSSLTETELAEYCRRKGIYVDEVKTWREQCLKANQSTTEDSKELKDSLKAEKELNKELRRELRHKEKALAETAALLVLRKKANAIWGDPEED, from the coding sequence ATGGCTAAAAAAAATAGAAGCTATACCAAAGAATTTAAAGATTCAGTTTTCAAAAGGTTAGATCAAAATGAAACAGTTACATCTTTATCAGATGAATTAAATATATCTAAGTCCACTATATATCAATGGGTCAGAACACACAATAAAAAGCGAAAAAATAATTCCATTAATCTAAAATCTAAATCCAATTGGACTTCTGAAGATAAATTCCAAGTTGTGCTTGAAACATCAAGTCTAACAGAAACAGAACTAGCTGAATACTGTAGGAGGAAAGGTATTTATGTTGATGAAGTAAAAACATGGAGAGAACAATGTCTCAAAGCTAATCAATCAACAACTGAGGATTCTAAAGAATTAAAGGATTCCCTAAAAGCTGAAAAAGAGCTAAACAAAGAGCTTCGAAGAGAACTTAGACATAAAGAGAAAGCATTAGCAGAAACAGCTGCACTATTAGTATTAAGAAAAAAAGCAAACGCGATTTGGGGGGACCCCGAGGAAGACTGA